The genomic DNA AATAGAGACCATCTATAGGTCTCTATTTTGCTTTTTGTACAGCCTGAAAACGTAGCATTTTCATTGCGCATAAAATGATAAATAGAAATGTAATTGCACCTAGGAAGAAAATCCAAAAGTAATTTTGATTAAATACAAGAAATCCACCTACAAGTGGCCCTGTGCCCATACCGAGATAGCGTATGAAGTTATACATACCGATGGCTGTTGCGCGTTCTTGTACGAATTCCTCCGTTAATAAAGTAGTGTGAGTTGGCATAGAAAGTCCCATACTAAAACCGTATAAAGATGTAACGATAATGATGAATGAGATATTGATGCTATATGTGAAAGAGAATAAAGTGACACATATAATATTGAAGAAACTAGTGATGAATAAAGCTTGCTTTGTTGTGAGGCGTTTTTGCAAAAGCTTGTAGCAATAACTTCCTAGCATGATAGAAAGAGACATTGGTACAAACATAAGACCAATTGCATTTGCAGCTAAATGAAATGAATTTGCTAAAATGCTCGGTAAAAAAACGAGAAAGCAAAAGTAAATACAAAATTGAATGAAGCCAATAAGAGTAATAGAAAATCCAGTTTTATTTTTTAAGATAAGAGAGTAATTCTTTTGTTCTTTAGACCGCTTAATTACATTTGGCTTTGTTTCTGGAAGTAGTGAAATGTTTATAATTAATAAGATAATGCCAAGTGTAGATAAAAAGAGAAATACAGATAAGTGACCATGTATACTGCCAAGATAACCACCTATGAGTGGAGCCATTGCAGGTGCGAGAGCAAGTAACATTTGATACAGGCTCATCGCTTCTCCGCGTTCTTTTCCTTCAAATAAATCGCCGATAATCGTTGCTGAAACTACAGGTATAGCCGCTATTCCTATAGCTTGAACAGCTCTAAAAAAGAGAAATAAATAAATGTTTGCCGAAAAAGCACATCCGATTGAACCAATTGTACTAATGACTAAACTAGGGATAAGGACAGATTTTCTCCCTTTTGTATCAATTAAAGGTCCATATACGAGCTGCATAATTGCAAGAACGAATGTGAAAAGTGAAACTGTTACATTTACAAGATAAAGAGAAGTGTGAAAAGAATTTTGAATCATCGGTAAGATAGGTGTGTAAATATTTTGAGCGAAGGAACCGAGTAAGGCACTAATACAGACAACATATAAAATGAAAGTTAGTTTAGATTTTTTCATCTTGTTAACCTCCTTGTATTTTAGTTTCCTTGGAAACTAAATTTATTTTAACATGATTTTCTCACTTGTAAAGATGAAAAAATAATTTTAAAATGGTATATAGTTAAATTGTTTCTTTGGAAACTTAGGAGGCGAACGGATTGAAGCATACAACGAAGCAAATGGAAATACTGTCGGACATTCGTACACTTTTGCATAAAAAAGAAGAACATTTAAAACGACAAAACGAGAAGTTTTTTTATGAGACAGGTGTAAGTAGTATGTCTTTATCTGAGTTACATGTAATCGAATGTATCGGAAAAAATGGTTTGATGAATGTAACGGCAATCACGATAGAAATGGGCATGACGAAGGGAGCGATCTCTAAAATTTGTACAAAGTTGTTTCAAAAGCAATTCGTTGAGAAGATGCAAATGTTAGATAATCAAAAAGAAATCTTCTTCCGCTTAACGGAAAGTGGGAATGAAATATATATAGCTCATGAAAAATTGCATAAGCAAGCTGAAGAAAAGTGGCTGTTACTTTTAGATGGTTATACGAAAGCAGAGCAAGACTTTATTCAAAGGTTTATAAAGGATGTCTCAGATCATTTGGAAATATAATTGGAAGAAAAAACTCCTTTTTCTCAAGTCTTTTGAATATAATTTCTGAAAGAACTCATATATAATAGAAAAAGATACTTAACATGGTGAATAATTAAAGAGTCAATATATATAGAGGAGAGAGTAACATGCTTGAAAATACGGGGTTAGTATTAGAAGGCGGCGGTATGCGTGGTGTATATACGGGCGGGATATTAGAATATT from Bacillus cereus G9842 includes the following:
- a CDS encoding MFS transporter; the protein is MKKSKLTFILYVVCISALLGSFAQNIYTPILPMIQNSFHTSLYLVNVTVSLFTFVLAIMQLVYGPLIDTKGRKSVLIPSLVISTIGSIGCAFSANIYLFLFFRAVQAIGIAAIPVVSATIIGDLFEGKERGEAMSLYQMLLALAPAMAPLIGGYLGSIHGHLSVFLFLSTLGIILLIINISLLPETKPNVIKRSKEQKNYSLILKNKTGFSITLIGFIQFCIYFCFLVFLPSILANSFHLAANAIGLMFVPMSLSIMLGSYCYKLLQKRLTTKQALFITSFFNIICVTLFSFTYSINISFIIIVTSLYGFSMGLSMPTHTTLLTEEFVQERATAIGMYNFIRYLGMGTGPLVGGFLVFNQNYFWIFFLGAITFLFIILCAMKMLRFQAVQKAK
- a CDS encoding MarR family transcriptional regulator, producing MKHTTKQMEILSDIRTLLHKKEEHLKRQNEKFFYETGVSSMSLSELHVIECIGKNGLMNVTAITIEMGMTKGAISKICTKLFQKQFVEKMQMLDNQKEIFFRLTESGNEIYIAHEKLHKQAEEKWLLLLDGYTKAEQDFIQRFIKDVSDHLEI